One Gossypium hirsutum isolate 1008001.06 chromosome A08, Gossypium_hirsutum_v2.1, whole genome shotgun sequence genomic window, TGACCACAAACCTAGACTGGAAATAGAGGCAAACATACTGCACAAAATGGGTTGAGGTGGTGTAGAGGAAAAGTCTCAGTCACTACAACAATTCTAGAAGCTGTGCCAAACATGACCTCAGTTGAATCACTCCTAATATAAGCATTAAAAGGAGTGGCAGGTGGAACTAAAACAACTAGAGTAGAGACAACAACAGTCTCCCCTGCATTAGAAATAGAATTAGGAGGAAGACTCTTATGTTGATGCTACTTCGAGAATGAACACTCATCATCTTTTATcaaatttgtttctttttcaaGCCCTCTTCTTGAGCAATCTAGGACATTTTTTGGCACGTCCTAGCATTCATGCTTTTGAGTAGTTCCTGCTCCACTTCAGCTTCATCATTCTTAGATGTGATAACCATTGTACCTATACACACACAAGCAAAATAGTGagtttttataaaaacaaaacaaaatgaaaaaaactcataaaaggaaAAACAATGTTACAAGGCACAAGATTCATAGGGTGATCCCTTGTGAACTTATAAAACCACTCTTACGTCTTGTTGACATGCCTTTAAAAGGCCAGTACATTTACAACTATGTCTAAAGGTATGTCCAAAGAACCTTCCTCCTTATCCGGAGAGAACTTTATAATGAAAGCCTCATTGCGTTTCATAACCTCACATTCAACaactttttttctaaatttaaaagcATCCTCTAAATCTTATGCACTAATGGGAATGTAGGTGTTAGTATCCTCAAAGTCACTAGCAAAAAATGCTTCAACTGCTCCCGACTCCCTTCTGAATTCCCATCAAGGTTTACCACCTCTCAAGAATGATTTTCTACTCTTCTAACCTCACACCTCGAGGTGTCTTTAGTATCACCAATCCCCTCAACTTTTTCACCCATTGCAGCATCATCCCTCCTCTTCCACTCCAACCTTAGAGTACAAGTATTCACTCTGTTTCTTGGTGCTCTACCTATGATTAAGGCAATGCCCATATGTCATTATGTACTGCCAAGGCTCAAGAGTAACCTAGAAAGATCCAAGCCACTTCATTTTTTCCACAATATGGCCAAGCCTCTATATGTAGCAAAATCCCCTAAGCCCAATTTTGTAACTCCCTAGGAAGTCACTTTCCTTAAAATCATTCAAGCTAATACCCCTCAAGCAGTGTTTCCATACATTTTGAATAGTGATCACCCTCATTATATTTAATAAGCTTTCCTTTTAAAGATTGTTAAACTATTTTGTACTGAAGTGATCTTTCAACTTGGGTTTGAACAGTCTTAGACCGTTTAGAGGCAATGTTTAGGTGGTAGGAAAAGTAAAATCCTCTAAAAAATTATACTCTACCAGGGTGTACTTTGTCCAATCTAAACCGAGATTGCTACCTTTGCCTAACATCAAGTTCTCAATCTCCCTTCTTTGATGTTTGGTGAAACACAACATCTCGAGGTGTAAATTTTGGTTCAAGGATGTCAAGCTAAATAGATTCTGAAAAACACCTAAGTAAGGGTTCTCATCCCTTTAATGACACAAAATCAAGAATCCTATCAAGATATACCACGAAGCTCCGACAAGTTGTCTAGAGCCACCCTATACTAATTCAACACTTCGTAGATGAAATCATATGAGGGTACGTGGAAGACAACCTCTAAATGTATAATGGTAGATAGAACCCTACTTTCCTTTCACCTTACTTTGACCCACTAATGGTTCTCAACTCATGCTTACCACGAGAAATATTGAACTTGACCTCATAGTTGTTTAATTGCAACCCTTGATACTACAATAAATGTTGTTTCTGGTTCATTTTAGTGGTGTACTCAAAGGACCCACTTATGCATACTACCCTTTTTGCCATCCTCGTTGTCAGTCTTTCGATACTCATCACACCAAACTACTCCCTTTTCATCCCTTTGCCATTTTCGACCCaagaaagcaaaaaagaaaatataaaaaccaaAGTAAAGTGATCTAACTTACCAAACACTGAAACAAACATCGTCACAAACTACAATAAACAAGAAAATAGTAGAAGAAAGTAAAGAagctctaaattttttttctaactttagtgaagaaaaaaaaaccccaaagCTTAGAGATATATACACCCTTTGGGCTAGAGGAAGCTTCTAATAGCTTGTAGGCACGGTCTCCAATCACTAATAATGGCAGTACACCTAACATTTTTGAAATCTAAACGTTAGGAAATTATTAGCATAGTTTGCCAACAATGCGCTATAACACACAACCATTAATGCGTGTATGTGAATGTGTGAGGCTTGGTGAAATGCTAGCCCAACATGTGTTTTACGCACAAAGGTTTGTCGTTCCAAATTCTAAGTGTTTTGTACAAATCGCAGAGCCCTTATCCTCAAACACCACACCCCTACCCATAATAAAGAACTTGATCACGTTTCGAAGAAGGCCAGTGTATAACCTCCCTCTCGATTAGGAGAAAATTGTTATACTATTACTGTTCGGACCAAGCAATAAGCTCACAAACGGTACAGACAACTCCTCAGAAGAATCCCCTGGACAAATACCTCGAGAAAGACTCCTCAGGTAAACAATTAAGCAAGCTCCACTCAATAATCGTCATACTAGGCTCTTGGTAGAATGTCTCATTTGAGGTGACACAAAGCAAATCATAACAACACTTTACCGAGGCCTATACCATCAAACCACTTTGCCACTTGACTCAAACTTGACAATAATAGCTCACCACGTGGCACTTATGAATATAGGACTAGGGGTATATAAAGCCCAATATAGCTAGATAGTGgggactctctctctctctctctaatcACCAACTCCTACtttttcacccatttctttttttccttcttcacCATCTTCGAGTACCTTACCTAACTACTCTCCACCTTGTATCAACAGGGTGAACCACATATCCTTACCACATTCTCCACCCTATCAAACAAACTCATCAAcaacacatatgataatatgtttgtcacATCAAATTTTCGAAATAACAAAACTTAACAtaatgaatttaatatttatcattttatgaaaatttaaaatttaaaatttggaaagtacaatgactaaaattaattaaattaaagtacaaatattaaatctacaactttcaTAAAATACagagaataataataaattttaatataagttAAACTATAGCATCAACCAAATATAATGTTATTCTATATATTGTGTTAGAATTTGCATCTACTGATAAAAAGTCTTTCCTATTCCTTGTATTTATAttgtaaaattgaaattttgtctATTTTAATAGTTGATATAGtgcaagataaaatttttaattttataaatagtgTTAAAATGTTGACATATAGCTTCTTCTTTTTAACCTTAATTTTCTCACCCTACAACTCtaccaattaaattaaaagttttcattaataatgtaataaataatttttctaaacatAAGCCTTTTCCCTTTTGTCAACCTATTGATGTTGCTGTCACTTGTTAGTTCAAGGCAGTCATAGGGTTTGGTTTCTCAAGACTTAAAGCAGCCTCGGTTCCTCTGAATCCTAATGCCTCATAAGATGGTGGTCACTTTCTATAGCCAGGAAAAAGAATGTAGTGATTTTTATCCTTTGTCACTATCCACAATGCTAACCATTCGAGAAGATTTGTATTGTGAAGATAATCCGTGCCTAGTCCCACATCAATTCCAAACCATATATTGGCATTCCCAGAACTGATGCCTCCTATATGTTTCGTTTGCACTATTGCAAAAGGTGCAGTTGGGGGTCGGAATGTCTTGCAACATTTGCTTTTGTTGAAAGGCAGAGTGTATTGATTTTGGCTAGCAAGAATTTAAGGCTGAAAGGAATAATAAGGGTCCATAGGTTCCTCCACGACTGATTGCTCATTCTTTGGTGAGAAGAATAATTAGAATCCTGTTGAGCAGAGCTATTAAACTTCCACACCATAGTGTCTTTTATGTGCTTGGAGAAGGGGGGCCATGAAGCAATGTCCTTCTAAGTGGAATATAGTGACTGTTAAATGGTGCTGAAAAGAATGTTTTCTTCGTTGATGTTAATAAACAGGTTTTATTGTCTAATTCCTAATTCAATTTGTATTATTGCTGTTATAGTTATTTAAAAAGTTGAGTTTGAATACACTTAAATTCGTAATATCTTTTAGTTTAATTAGTCTAAAATTTAGGAGAGTTTAAAGTTaatttaagaaatatataaaaataataataatagccaTGGACATTAATCCCTTAAAATTCGACATTTTTTATTaaacattttctttaaaaaaatttcaattagatttcccaaaaaatatgaaaaattctcaataaattttttatatctcctaaaatttgttaaaaactttaaataaatccccaaaaTTTAAAGTCATGAACTCTAATGTCCATCAACGATTTAGGCGATTCGAAATATGTCATTCTTAACCTTTATAGCATAGGTCTTTTCCATGGAGAATGCTTTGCCGAATCTATGAATCTCCTGATTCATTCTTTGTTGGCTAGGAGTCCACTTTATGACACCGTTTCTTTCCTTGAGTATCCGAGATGAGCCAACTCCCCTGTTTAATCAATCTCCATGCTTGTATTGGAAGTAAGACCTGattaaaacattcaaatttcCTTAGATCAAGAACACCTTCATCCTTTGGTGCACAGGCACAGGCTTATTCCTCCCTTTAAAGCAAGTTATTCTTCCAGAATatgattccaaaaaaaaattgtaaatcttATGAATAAGTTCACAAATCTCCTTGGGGACCTTTAGGCAAAAGAAGTGGAAgattcgaaaattaaaaactgGTTTAATGAGGGTAAGCCTTCCCCCTGTTGAGTGTTTAATTTTCCATTGAAGGACACAAATCCACTCTGAGGTAGGCACTTGGTTTTTGTGAGATTTTAACTTGAAAAATTCTCTGAAACATAAGCTTCAATTTAGGGTGACAACTTCTCTCGATGAACTAGAACTTTTTCCTTAATTGATTTGGAGCTCCCTCGGAATGATTTTTGACCATGTATACGGCACACTAATCTATTTATATTTAGAAAGACAAAACAGTCATCTGGAGCATCAGATGATCAATGGCTATacttttttgtcaattttatgCCTTTTCACTCGTTCTGGAAGAACATTGAGAGAATGTTTTGACATAAACAATAAGATGGGAGACAACAGGTAACCTTGCCTGTGACTTTCGGGTTGAAATGAGCAATAAGCTTTCCATGAGCTTTGCTCATTTATATGTATGTCATAACCCAATGTATAATGTTAACCCTAACATGAGCTTTGCTCATTTATATCAATTTTGAGGGACCTTGGGACaccacagaaaacccaaaaatgtCACCATACCaaaaaagcaaagaaaatttCTGTAATGATTTCATTAGCAAATGGTTTTTGCCAAAATGATCAGATAGTGGGTTATTTAGCCATCAACAAACCTTCCTATCCTTGTTTGTGAAGGGCTACTAACCCAGCCAGCAATCAACCCACAAAGACCAGGACTTGTCTCATTACACACGCCTGCAATGTGCCACACTCATGGCCCCCTTGCTCTAACATTCAAAGGCACACTTATATATCATCATGTACAGCAAAACCTGGAGAAGAAATACAGGTATTTCTAACACACTCGAGTTTTAAACATGAATCACTGTCACCAAAGTAATACAATATGATAACAATTAAATCAGATAGCTCTTTCAGCAAAGTTGTGACACAGGATCTCCAAGACATAGCATTTTCGCAAGGATTCAGATTCAGAAACTACAGCAGTGCAAATAAAATTACAGAAATTAATGAGCAGTGTGGCAGCAACTACAGTTTAAACTTCTCTCATTGACTTAGAAAACTAGGGAAAAAGAACAAGGTGAATCTAATCTCCGCTTGCACAGCCCTTGCATCCACAATGGACACATTCAATAACCTTTTCCTCCCTTAAATGCTTGGGCACTCGGCAGACACAAGTTGTAGCAAAGTTGTGATCCCGTGGCTGCATACATCTCAAACAGCACAAACGTTCGTAACCCGGCTGCCATAAATAAAACAAGAAACCATAAACATATACTACtacaagattgaattgaaatttcaGAAAGATGGAGTGCAAGAGAGAGAAGGAAAAAGAGAATATTGAAGTGTGAGGTGTGGTGTCTGCGATATGAATGTATGTCAACCTATGTAACCAGACAAAAAGTTGACAAATtctcaaattttgaattgaaaaaacAGCCCTTAATACAAAAGGAGTAAATAATCAAACACCATGAGATACAATTAAATGGTTTGCCTAATGTCCGTAGCCACATTAACAATATACTATACCATCCAACATTAATCTATATAACTAACAAATGTTTCAAACATGCAAGTCTCATATAAGTAAAAATCGGATTGGAGGAATACTCAAATGCAAGTGAAATAAGATGTGCAAGGAGCATGCTAACCTTCTTCCATTTAGCAATAAGGTTGCGGTCAGCATAGCCTTGATCCAAGCAGAACTCATACAATTCCTTTGATATTTCCTTCCTCCGATGGTATAGGTCAAAAATGTAGCGGCTCTTCTGATGTGCAATTTTGAAAATAGGCCACAACGTCTCACATTTTCG contains:
- the LOC107918298 gene encoding protein BUD31 homolog 2 — translated: MPKVKTNRVKYPEGWELIEPTLRELQAKMREAENDPHDGKRKCETLWPIFKIAHQKSRYIFDLYHRRKEISKELYEFCLDQGYADRNLIAKWKKPGYERLCCLRCMQPRDHNFATTCVCRVPKHLREEKVIECVHCGCKGCASGD